A part of Curtobacterium sp. MCLR17_036 genomic DNA contains:
- a CDS encoding molybdopterin-dependent oxidoreductase, with the protein MATFTRGFGGRRRDRDDTRLPPGQTLVADWPVMSAGATPTVTPETWSFSIRTESGLHEWSWDEVRALGVEDVTVDVHCVTHWTKLDMPWRGVPLDKLFAQVETALGHCMVHSFGGYTTNVPLDELLGGRAWIAFEADGAPLTPEHGGPARLLVPHLYFWKSAKWVRGIVMHGEDEPGFWEQNGYNMHGDPWKEERYW; encoded by the coding sequence ATGGCCACGTTCACCAGGGGCTTCGGCGGACGCCGCCGTGACCGCGACGACACCCGGCTGCCACCCGGGCAGACACTCGTCGCCGACTGGCCGGTGATGTCGGCCGGAGCGACGCCGACCGTCACCCCGGAGACGTGGAGCTTCTCGATCCGGACCGAGTCCGGCCTGCACGAGTGGTCCTGGGACGAGGTCCGGGCGCTCGGCGTCGAGGACGTCACGGTCGACGTGCACTGCGTCACGCACTGGACGAAGCTCGACATGCCGTGGCGCGGTGTCCCGCTCGACAAGCTGTTCGCGCAGGTCGAGACCGCGCTCGGCCACTGCATGGTGCACAGCTTCGGCGGCTACACCACGAACGTGCCCCTCGACGAGCTGCTCGGCGGCCGGGCCTGGATCGCCTTCGAGGCCGACGGTGCGCCGCTCACCCCGGAGCACGGCGGCCCGGCGCGGCTGCTCGTGCCGCACCTGTACTTCTGGAAGAGCGCGAAGTGGGTGCGCGGCATCGTCATGCACGGCGAGGACGAGCCCGGCTTCTGGGAGCAGAACGGCTACAACATGCACGGCGACCCGTGGAAGGAAGAGCGCTACTGGTGA
- a CDS encoding SIP domain-containing protein: MARTRRQPTDRVLVAGGAADLPEIRRRLEDLPENAYGQVFVEVALDEQVCILPAPPRLTVTWLVRSARGSLLPSLVIADHGELLAGALAGWAAEWCVVGCEPRTAVWVGLADSPWVERARSVLEIELADAGQQVEVEYGG; the protein is encoded by the coding sequence ATGGCCCGGACCCGGCGACAGCCCACCGATCGCGTCCTCGTCGCCGGTGGCGCCGCGGACCTGCCGGAGATCCGTCGCCGCCTCGAGGACCTGCCCGAGAACGCCTACGGCCAGGTCTTCGTCGAGGTCGCCCTCGACGAACAGGTCTGCATCCTGCCCGCGCCGCCCCGGCTGACCGTCACCTGGCTGGTGCGGTCCGCCCGCGGCTCGCTCCTGCCGTCGCTCGTGATCGCCGACCACGGCGAGCTCCTGGCCGGCGCACTGGCCGGATGGGCCGCCGAGTGGTGCGTCGTCGGCTGCGAACCGCGCACCGCCGTGTGGGTCGGGCTGGCCGACAGCCCGTGGGTCGAACGGGCGCGGTCGGTGCTCGAGATCGAGCTCGCCGACGCCGGCCAGCAGGTCGAGGTCGAGTACGGCGGGTGA
- a CDS encoding DNA starvation/stationary phase protection protein, translating to MSTHSSSTSTDVRTSTAASSTPSPFSTTPELAAGVAQFLAPVVIDLEAIVVNGKQAHWHVRGRNFVGVHELLDQVVEHAQEYADTAAERIVALGLPVDARLTTVAARTTVPPLSEGFQHSDVTITEVIAEIDAALLQVRRAVEGLDEVDLNSQDVAIEIERGLTKDRWFLQAHLAA from the coding sequence ATGAGCACGCACAGCAGCAGCACCAGCACGGACGTCCGCACGTCGACCGCCGCGTCGTCGACCCCGTCGCCGTTCTCGACGACCCCCGAGCTCGCCGCCGGCGTGGCGCAGTTCCTCGCCCCGGTCGTCATCGACCTCGAGGCGATCGTGGTGAACGGGAAGCAGGCGCACTGGCACGTGCGCGGCCGCAACTTCGTCGGGGTGCACGAGCTGCTCGACCAGGTCGTCGAGCACGCGCAGGAGTACGCCGACACCGCCGCCGAGCGGATCGTCGCGCTCGGCCTGCCGGTCGACGCGCGCCTGACCACCGTCGCCGCGCGCACCACGGTGCCGCCGCTGTCCGAGGGGTTCCAGCACTCGGACGTCACGATCACCGAGGTCATCGCCGAGATCGACGCGGCGCTGCTGCAGGTCCGTCGGGCCGTCGAGGGCCTCGACGAGGTCGACCTCAACAGCCAGGACGTCGCGATCGAGATCGAGCGCGGGCTGACGAAGGACCGCTGGTTCCTGCAGGCGCACCTCGCCGCCTGA
- a CDS encoding glycosyltransferase — MDVDVLVPTVDRPAELATTLAGLAAQTDVAFRVVVSDQSAGGEAVTAPAVAAMLRVLEAQGRPVTLLTHPERRGLAEHRQFLLDHATAPAVLFLDDDVWLEPGSVGRMLDALRTLDCGFVGSAVQGLSYLHDRRPHETAVFERWDGPVVPEVVRRGTPGFDRWSLHNAANPTHLAADLDVPPGGWVPYRVAWVGACVLYDRQALDDVGGFRFWDALPPDHAGEDVVAQWRVMERFGGVGILPSGAVHLEAPTTVVDRRVDAPDVVFDEWADAAR, encoded by the coding sequence GTGGACGTCGACGTGCTCGTGCCGACCGTCGACCGGCCGGCCGAGCTCGCCACGACGCTCGCCGGCCTCGCGGCCCAGACGGACGTCGCGTTCCGCGTCGTGGTGAGCGACCAGTCGGCGGGTGGCGAGGCCGTCACCGCGCCGGCGGTCGCCGCCATGCTGCGCGTCCTGGAGGCCCAGGGCCGGCCCGTCACGCTCCTCACCCACCCGGAACGCCGTGGCCTGGCAGAGCACCGGCAGTTCCTGCTCGACCACGCCACCGCACCGGCGGTGCTGTTCCTCGACGACGACGTCTGGCTCGAGCCGGGCTCGGTCGGGCGGATGCTCGACGCCCTGCGCACGCTGGACTGCGGCTTCGTCGGGAGCGCCGTGCAGGGGCTGTCCTACCTGCACGACCGTCGGCCGCACGAAACGGCGGTGTTCGAGCGCTGGGACGGCCCGGTCGTCCCCGAGGTGGTGCGCCGCGGCACGCCGGGCTTCGACCGGTGGTCGCTGCACAACGCCGCGAACCCGACGCACCTCGCTGCGGACCTCGACGTGCCGCCGGGCGGCTGGGTGCCGTACCGCGTCGCCTGGGTCGGCGCCTGTGTGCTCTACGACCGGCAGGCCCTCGACGACGTCGGCGGATTCCGCTTCTGGGACGCGTTGCCGCCGGACCACGCCGGCGAGGACGTCGTCGCCCAGTGGCGGGTCATGGAGCGCTTCGGCGGGGTCGGCATCCTGCCGTCGGGAGCGGTGCACCTGGAGGCCCCGACCACCGTGGTCGACCGCCGGGTCGACGCGCCGGACGTGGTCTTCGACGAGTGGGCGGACGCCGCGCGGTAG
- the rfaE2 gene encoding D-glycero-beta-D-manno-heptose 1-phosphate adenylyltransferase, with protein MSTDVRLVRDFVATVDDREPLVVVIGDCILDRWTVGEAERVSREAPAPVVRVTETIAVPGGAANTAVNARALGARVRMVGLIGDDEAGDVLRERLETAGVDTAFLVVIPGARTTTKSRVVGGDRVVVRVDDLARTPTDDHQAQLADAVARAVRSADAAVVCDYGLGVRAEDIVPVLDRDRPDAVVVDAHDLTRWAGLHPDLVTPNAGEAASLLGRDLGTGTDRVAAVLDARDDVFARTGARNAVVTLDRDGTVLLEPGSDRGYRTRAVPASEQQASGAGDTFCATATVALAVHAPVRDAVAVAQAAADVVVREAGTSVCSAAALLESVTAPAATVVDHDELATAVEAARATGRRVVFTNGCFDVVHRGHTTYLRQARDLGDLLVVALNDDDSVRRLKGPERPINTAEDRAGVLAALACVDLVTVFPTDTPIPLIERLRPDVYVKGGDYSPEMLSETEVVRGYGGEVVMVDYVAEHSTTAVVRRIREAAARPEPDPAP; from the coding sequence TCCGGGTCACCGAGACCATCGCGGTTCCGGGCGGCGCGGCGAACACCGCCGTCAACGCCCGCGCGCTCGGCGCCCGCGTCCGCATGGTCGGGCTCATCGGGGACGACGAGGCCGGCGACGTGCTGCGCGAGCGGCTCGAGACCGCCGGTGTCGACACGGCGTTCCTCGTCGTCATCCCCGGCGCCCGCACCACGACGAAGTCGCGCGTCGTCGGCGGCGACCGCGTCGTCGTCCGCGTCGACGACCTCGCCCGCACCCCCACCGACGACCACCAGGCGCAGCTCGCCGACGCCGTCGCCCGAGCCGTGCGCTCGGCGGACGCCGCGGTGGTCTGCGACTACGGCCTCGGCGTCCGCGCCGAGGACATCGTCCCCGTGCTCGACCGCGACCGGCCGGACGCAGTCGTCGTGGACGCCCACGACCTCACCCGCTGGGCGGGGCTGCACCCCGACCTGGTGACGCCGAACGCCGGCGAGGCAGCGTCCCTGCTCGGCCGCGACCTCGGCACCGGCACCGACCGGGTCGCCGCCGTCCTCGACGCCCGCGACGACGTGTTCGCCCGGACCGGCGCCCGCAACGCCGTCGTGACGCTGGACCGGGACGGCACCGTGCTGCTCGAGCCGGGCAGCGACCGCGGGTACCGCACCCGGGCCGTCCCCGCCTCCGAGCAGCAGGCGTCCGGCGCCGGCGACACGTTCTGCGCCACCGCGACGGTGGCCCTGGCCGTGCACGCACCGGTCCGCGACGCGGTCGCGGTCGCGCAGGCCGCCGCCGACGTCGTCGTGCGCGAGGCCGGCACCTCGGTGTGCAGCGCCGCGGCCCTGCTCGAGTCCGTCACGGCACCCGCCGCGACGGTCGTCGACCACGACGAGCTCGCCACCGCCGTCGAGGCCGCCCGTGCGACCGGCCGCCGGGTCGTCTTCACGAACGGCTGCTTCGACGTCGTCCACCGCGGGCACACCACGTACCTGCGGCAGGCCCGCGACCTCGGCGACCTGCTCGTCGTCGCGCTCAACGACGACGACTCGGTGCGCCGCCTGAAGGGTCCGGAGCGACCGATCAACACGGCCGAGGACCGCGCCGGCGTGCTCGCCGCGCTCGCGTGCGTCGACCTGGTGACGGTGTTCCCGACGGACACACCGATCCCCCTGATCGAGCGCCTGCGTCCGGACGTCTACGTCAAGGGCGGCGACTACTCGCCGGAGATGCTCAGCGAGACCGAGGTCGTGCGCGGGTACGGCGGCGAGGTCGTCATGGTCGACTACGTCGCCGAGCACTCCACGACCGCCGTGGTGCGCCGCATCCGCGAGGCCGCGGCCCGACCCGAACCGGACCCGGCACCGTGA